One Spea bombifrons isolate aSpeBom1 chromosome 1, aSpeBom1.2.pri, whole genome shotgun sequence DNA window includes the following coding sequences:
- the MTX3 gene encoding metaxin-3 isoform X2: protein MELMCWGGDWGLPSVHPECLVVLAYARFAGAPLKVTPVDYTWAAPKGALPVLVSDGKVVTQPGNILSFLRKQKYNADYVLSAKEGSDTLAYIALIEENILPALLHAFWVDTENYSNVIRPWYAARTPFPLSFFLPGKMSREALNRIMLTKGRPPLYSLTEVEAQVYKEAKECLNLLSNRLASSQFFFGDTPTSLDAFVFGFLAPLYKVHLPKVNLQEHLKQLTNLCQFIDNILSRYFTAHTTDGRQSS from the exons ATGGAGCTCATGTGCTGGGGCGGTGACTGGGGGCTTCCCTCCGTGCACCCCGAGTGCTTGGTTGTGTTG gCATATGCAAGGTTTGCTGGTGCTCCTCTGAAAGTAACCCCTGTTGATTATACATGGGCCGCTCCAAAAG GTGCTCTGCCGGTTTTGGTGTCGGATGGCAAAGTGGTAACCCAGCCTGGCAATATCTTAAGCTTTTTAAGGAAGCAG aaatataatgCAGATTATGTGTTATCAGCAAAGGAAGGGTCTGACACCCTGGCATATATCGCGCTGATTGAGGAGAATATCCTTCCTGCCCTG TTACACGCATTTTGGGTTGACACAGAAAATTACTCCAATGTGATCCGTCCCTGGTACGCTGCCCGAACCCCTTTCCCGCTGAGTTTCTTCTTGCCTGGGAAGATGTCTCGCGAAGCATTGAACAGAATAATGCTCACCAAAGGCCGTCCGCCATTATACAGCCTGACTGAAGTGGAAGCTCAG GTTTATAAAGAAGCCAAAGAATGTCTCAATCTTCTGTCCAATCGATTGGCATCATCACAGTTCTTTTTTGGAGACAC gccCACGTCCTTGGATGCCTTTGTATTTGGATTTCTTGCTCCTCTTTACAAAGTCCACCTTCCCAAAGTAAATTTACAAGAACACTTGAAGCAGCTTACTAACTTGTGTCAATTCATTGACAACATTCTTAGCCGCTATTTCACGGCGCACACAACAG ATGGACGACAATCTTCGTAA
- the MTX3 gene encoding metaxin-3 isoform X1, whose translation MELMCWGGDWGLPSVHPECLVVLAYARFAGAPLKVTPVDYTWAAPKGALPVLVSDGKVVTQPGNILSFLRKQKYNADYVLSAKEGSDTLAYIALIEENILPALLHAFWVDTENYSNVIRPWYAARTPFPLSFFLPGKMSREALNRIMLTKGRPPLYSLTEVEAQVYKEAKECLNLLSNRLASSQFFFGDTPTSLDAFVFGFLAPLYKVHLPKVNLQEHLKQLTNLCQFIDNILSRYFTAHTTDPSPACQEALDANLQKLTQLVTKESNLIEKMDDNLRKSPQNRPRKLTALKQASETGNSAEHITP comes from the exons ATGGAGCTCATGTGCTGGGGCGGTGACTGGGGGCTTCCCTCCGTGCACCCCGAGTGCTTGGTTGTGTTG gCATATGCAAGGTTTGCTGGTGCTCCTCTGAAAGTAACCCCTGTTGATTATACATGGGCCGCTCCAAAAG GTGCTCTGCCGGTTTTGGTGTCGGATGGCAAAGTGGTAACCCAGCCTGGCAATATCTTAAGCTTTTTAAGGAAGCAG aaatataatgCAGATTATGTGTTATCAGCAAAGGAAGGGTCTGACACCCTGGCATATATCGCGCTGATTGAGGAGAATATCCTTCCTGCCCTG TTACACGCATTTTGGGTTGACACAGAAAATTACTCCAATGTGATCCGTCCCTGGTACGCTGCCCGAACCCCTTTCCCGCTGAGTTTCTTCTTGCCTGGGAAGATGTCTCGCGAAGCATTGAACAGAATAATGCTCACCAAAGGCCGTCCGCCATTATACAGCCTGACTGAAGTGGAAGCTCAG GTTTATAAAGAAGCCAAAGAATGTCTCAATCTTCTGTCCAATCGATTGGCATCATCACAGTTCTTTTTTGGAGACAC gccCACGTCCTTGGATGCCTTTGTATTTGGATTTCTTGCTCCTCTTTACAAAGTCCACCTTCCCAAAGTAAATTTACAAGAACACTTGAAGCAGCTTACTAACTTGTGTCAATTCATTGACAACATTCTTAGCCGCTATTTCACGGCGCACACAACAG ACCCATCTCCTGCTTGCCAAGAAGCCTTAGATGCCAATCTGCAGAAACTCACACAGCTTGTAACCAAGGAGTCCAACCTAATAGAAAAG ATGGACGACAATCTTCGTAAGAGCCCGCAAAACCGTCCCCGGAAATTAACCGCATTAAAGCAAGCCAGTGAGACGGGGAACTCGGCCGAGCACATCACACCCTGA